CAGGCGCTTCTTATTGACCCTGGCGCGGAGGCCGATCGGCTGTGGCAGGCCGTGACGGATGCCGGTGTGACGCTGGCGGCGATCGTGCTGACTCACGCCCACCTCGATCACATCGGCGCGGTCGAGACACTGCGCAAGCGGGCACGGGTGCCGGTCTATCTGCATCCTGCCGACGACTGGCTGCTGGCCGGGGCGGTGATGCAGGGACAGATGTTCGGATTCGCGGTGGAGCCGGTCGCGCCCGCCGAGCGGCAGCTCGCACACGGCGCGCGGCTGGCCTGCGGCAATGTGGAGCTCCAGGTGCTGCATACGCCGGGGCATAGCCCTGGTAGCGTCTGCCTGTACGCGCCCACCGCTAAAGCGCTGATCGCGGGAGACACCCTCTTCTACCGCAGTGTCGGGCGAACCGATATCTTAGCTGGTAATGCCCAGACGTTGCTTCAGTCGATCGAGCAGCAGCTCTGGCCGCTGCCCGACGATGTGCGCGTGTATCCGGGGCACGGCCCCGCCACGACGATCGGTGAGGAGAAGCAGCTTAATCCATTCGTTGGGCTGCACGCCAGTTGGGGCCGCTGATCCGTCTATCTCTACCCAGACCACGACACAAATCATGGTTCGCCATCAGCGCAACCATCGCGACGCCAATTGAAAGGATATATCGATGAACCTGTCCCTCAAGTCCGGTTCGATTG
The sequence above is a segment of the Herpetosiphonaceae bacterium genome. Coding sequences within it:
- a CDS encoding MBL fold metallo-hydrolase, with the translated sequence MLQIHSFTVGPLAENPYLLACTETGQALLIDPGAEADRLWQAVTDAGVTLAAIVLTHAHLDHIGAVETLRKRARVPVYLHPADDWLLAGAVMQGQMFGFAVEPVAPAERQLAHGARLACGNVELQVLHTPGHSPGSVCLYAPTAKALIAGDTLFYRSVGRTDILAGNAQTLLQSIEQQLWPLPDDVRVYPGHGPATTIGEEKQLNPFVGLHASWGR